Proteins co-encoded in one Flavobacterium fluviale genomic window:
- a CDS encoding OmpA family protein, with protein sequence MKNFTLLFLTLISVFSFSSYAQQSKINSGDKKYDSYAYVDAIKTYEKVANKGYKSEDMFKKLGNSYYFNSDFEGAAKWYGELFAMNTVVEPEYYYRYAQSLKSTGDIAKANKIFDEFNTKSKNDNRVKLYKNDVNYLDQIKANSGRYKIEDAGINSKYSDYGTFVYDNKIYFASARDTGNFSQRKHRWTGEYFTNIYNADLDPETGKAAKVNKFKSAINTKFHEASPVFTKDGKTVYFTRNNFIDGKKGKDDHKITLIKIYKATLDEKNKWTNITELPFNSDNYSVGHPALSPDEKTLYFSSDMPGSIGQSDLYKVSINPNGGYGTPENLGNTINTEGKETYPYVTNENEIYFSSDGHPGLGGLDVFTANIEENGTISNVQNVGADINSPQDDFAYIIDPVSRRGYFSSNKDGGQGSDDIYKFLETNRLKCIQELEGIITDAETGIILPGATITLFDNQMAIKNSTVSDGSGKYSFPVECGKTYNVRAEKPEYTTKEVSVAIAKTTGKTTLPISLEKSTCKVTVGDDLGKCFGIKMIYFDLNKFNIRTEAALDLEKILVVLNDNPTMKLDIRSHTDSRATHQYNEVLSERRAKSTIKWLIKNGVAPNRLTGKGYGETQLVNQCADGVKCTEQEHQANRRSEFIITAL encoded by the coding sequence ATGAAAAACTTTACATTACTTTTCCTTACTTTAATAAGTGTTTTTTCATTCAGCAGTTATGCACAGCAGTCAAAAATAAATTCGGGTGACAAAAAATACGATAGTTATGCCTACGTTGACGCCATTAAAACCTATGAAAAAGTCGCCAATAAAGGGTATAAATCTGAAGATATGTTTAAAAAATTAGGCAACTCGTATTATTTTAATTCAGATTTTGAAGGTGCAGCCAAATGGTATGGTGAATTATTTGCGATGAATACTGTTGTTGAACCGGAATATTATTATCGATATGCTCAATCTCTCAAATCTACTGGAGATATTGCTAAGGCAAATAAAATTTTTGATGAATTTAATACGAAATCAAAAAACGATAATAGAGTCAAGCTTTATAAAAATGATGTCAATTATCTGGACCAGATTAAAGCAAATTCTGGAAGATATAAAATTGAAGATGCTGGAATAAACAGCAAATATTCAGATTATGGAACTTTTGTTTACGATAATAAAATCTATTTTGCCTCGGCGCGAGATACTGGAAATTTTTCGCAGCGCAAACATAGATGGACAGGAGAATATTTTACCAATATTTATAACGCTGATCTTGATCCTGAGACTGGAAAAGCAGCAAAAGTTAATAAGTTTAAATCTGCTATCAATACAAAATTCCATGAAGCTTCTCCAGTATTTACTAAAGATGGAAAAACGGTCTACTTTACAAGAAATAATTTCATTGACGGAAAAAAAGGAAAAGATGATCATAAAATTACCCTAATCAAAATTTACAAAGCCACATTAGACGAAAAAAATAAATGGACTAACATTACCGAACTTCCTTTTAATAGTGATAATTACAGTGTAGGACATCCCGCTTTAAGTCCAGATGAAAAAACGTTATATTTTTCTTCTGATATGCCGGGTTCAATTGGACAATCAGACTTGTATAAAGTGAGCATTAATCCTAATGGCGGTTATGGAACTCCAGAAAACCTAGGAAATACAATCAATACAGAAGGAAAAGAAACTTATCCCTATGTAACAAATGAGAATGAAATCTATTTTTCATCAGACGGGCATCCAGGATTAGGAGGTTTAGATGTTTTTACTGCTAACATTGAAGAAAATGGAACAATCAGTAATGTGCAAAATGTTGGAGCAGATATTAATTCGCCGCAAGATGATTTCGCCTACATTATAGATCCAGTTTCTAGAAGAGGCTATTTCAGCTCTAATAAAGACGGCGGCCAAGGTTCTGATGATATTTATAAGTTCCTTGAAACTAACAGATTAAAATGTATTCAAGAACTCGAAGGTATAATAACTGATGCCGAAACAGGAATAATTCTTCCGGGAGCAACAATCACTTTATTTGACAATCAGATGGCCATCAAAAATTCAACTGTTTCTGACGGTTCTGGAAAATACTCTTTTCCTGTAGAATGCGGCAAAACTTATAATGTAAGGGCTGAAAAACCAGAATACACTACAAAAGAAGTAAGTGTGGCTATTGCTAAAACAACTGGCAAAACTACTTTACCTATTTCTTTAGAAAAATCAACCTGTAAAGTTACTGTCGGTGATGACCTCGGAAAATGCTTTGGTATTAAAATGATTTATTTTGATTTGAATAAATTTAATATAAGAACAGAAGCTGCTTTAGATTTGGAGAAAATTTTGGTTGTTTTAAACGATAATCCAACTATGAAGCTTGATATCCGCTCGCACACCGATAGTAGAGCAACGCATCAATATAATGAAGTTTTATCTGAGAGAAGAGCAAAATCAACTATTAAATGGCTAATTAAAAACGGCGTAGCTCCAAATAGATTAACCGGCAAAGGATATGGCGAAACACAGCTTGTTAATCAATGTGCAGACGGCGTAAAATGTACCGAACAAGAACACCAAGCCAATAGAAGAAGTGAATTTATTATAACCGCATTATAA
- the pdxH gene encoding pyridoxamine 5'-phosphate oxidase gives MNDLSNYRRSYEKSELLETNIPEDPINLFNRWFHEVEDFGGSGEVNAMTVSTIGLDGFPKSRVVLLKKFSEEGFIFYTNYNSEKGKAIEANPNVCLSFFWQEMERQVIIKGIAQKTSEIISDNYFDSRPEGSKLGAIVSNQSEVIPSRTFLEENLKKLESEFEGKAIPRPDNWGGYLVTPLQVEFWQGRANRLHDRIRYTSQSDFSWKIDRLSS, from the coding sequence ATGAATGATTTAAGTAATTATAGAAGATCCTACGAAAAAAGCGAATTACTGGAAACTAATATTCCAGAAGATCCTATTAATCTTTTTAACAGATGGTTTCATGAAGTGGAAGATTTCGGCGGAAGCGGAGAAGTGAATGCTATGACCGTTTCGACAATTGGTTTAGACGGATTTCCAAAATCGCGTGTTGTTTTGCTCAAGAAATTTTCTGAAGAAGGATTTATATTTTATACCAATTATAATTCCGAAAAAGGAAAAGCGATAGAAGCGAATCCGAATGTTTGTTTGTCTTTTTTCTGGCAGGAAATGGAACGTCAGGTAATCATTAAAGGAATTGCACAAAAGACTTCTGAAATTATTTCCGATAATTATTTTGATTCACGTCCTGAAGGAAGTAAACTCGGAGCGATCGTATCTAATCAAAGTGAAGTGATTCCGTCCAGAACTTTTTTGGAAGAAAACTTGAAAAAACTAGAATCAGAATTTGAAGGAAAAGCAATTCCACGACCAGATAATTGGGGCGGCTATTTAGTTACGCCTCTGCAAGTTGAATTTTGGCAGGGAAGGGCGAACCGACTGCATGACAGAATACGCTATACGAGTCAATCTGATTTTTCATGGAAGATTGATCGACTTTCTTCTTGA
- a CDS encoding CAP domain-containing protein, with protein sequence MKKIMRIMLFIAILIAMNSCSADTAEGSVNNTPIKTLVTSYTYNDTELQTMKLINEYRVSIGLNALEIINHISYKCEEHNKYMIENNVVNHNDFTERSKNLTDVLGAKKVGENVAYNYKTPEAALRAWLDSAGHKENIEGDFTHFGLAVTTDAATGKKYYTNIFVRI encoded by the coding sequence ATGAAAAAGATTATGCGCATCATGTTGTTCATTGCGATTCTAATCGCAATGAACTCATGTTCTGCCGATACTGCCGAAGGAAGCGTGAATAATACTCCGATAAAAACGCTTGTTACCAGTTACACATACAACGATACAGAATTGCAAACCATGAAGTTAATAAACGAATATCGTGTTAGTATTGGTTTAAATGCTTTGGAAATAATTAATCATATCTCTTATAAATGTGAAGAACATAATAAATATATGATCGAAAACAATGTCGTGAACCATAATGATTTTACAGAAAGATCTAAAAATCTCACAGATGTTTTGGGAGCTAAAAAAGTTGGTGAGAACGTTGCCTACAACTATAAAACTCCCGAAGCAGCTTTGAGAGCGTGGCTGGACAGCGCAGGGCACAAAGAAAATATAGAAGGAGATTTTACTCACTTTGGATTAGCTGTCACTACAGATGCAGCTACAGGTAAAAAATATTACACTAACATTTTTGTTAGAATTTAA
- a CDS encoding T9SS type B sorting domain-containing protein, protein MKKIYSPFTAVFYILLMLVIGINTGNSQVIKPFKERTSSYSPAKTIYKIKGDFTMIGNTNLTLQNYDVKRTNGTNAMVYIDKDNDSQTFNSSSATLDLLNDSGTKLTSCYNIVYAGLYWTGRVSDAGTSPNSFSVTKNGVTKTLDKRKILFKGPGDSSYDEFTATDIYFPTNADNNMFTAYAEVTDYVRANGVGEYFAGNIAATEGSNGGSVGKYAGWGLVVIYENSNMKNRDITVFDGHAYIQNQTNYTYGFAVSGFNSVASGPVGIKLGIMAGEGDVNYTEDYFQIQKLDSNQFLSLSRPGNSPTNFFNSSINTGGNARNPNLVNNTGIDISMFNLPNENKDIIGNNQTSTGFRYGSAIDSYVIFSIVMAVDAYVPEIEGVLTATTIVGNPAGSGPYTVLPGQEMGYKIEIKNKGSEAIKNSKLVIPIPYNASFVEGSLAKTVNFNPPPTPNALTYEPTLGANGSIVWDLGTLPLPSAPNTVLAELTFKLKSTENCALLKNSNCSNIIQVNGLLSGQGKNSTVTVSDKPLILGYTTSGNCIGTSISAPLEMTINSTNYTSVNCQTTSPTIAFTFCNSASTIPITDVTGSFPPGSTFYNAYPVAAGTTTEYTINNPFPATAGTSTYYAIPPGASSGCYFQFTINIESISTMPTVTNPVNYCVGDAAVPLTAAPSKPEYALYYYQTATSTGQQTLTPSTAVSGQFTYYVAEGKTNACIGPKKAIVVNINSKPTLTITNPLPICAPATCVDLSAANITAGSTSGLTYTYWTDADATIPYTNFNAALPGTYYIKGANASNCYDIQPVVVTKSTVSVTELTASHVDVKCFNESTGSITVNNASGGVAPYTYSWKKNGSVYGGNSQTLDNLGFGNYEATATDANGCQGAVTIFIAQPSTALTLGVSSKTDVLCFGESTGSVIAGTITNAVGTVTYSWKNKADIEVGTTAYLSNLPAGTYTLTVTDSCSSQSNSVTIGQPSAALTLGVSSKTDVLCFGESTGSVTSGTITNAVGTVTYSWKNSADIEVGTTASVSNLPAGNYTLTVTDSCSSQSNSVTIDQPIAALTLGVSSKTDVLCFGESTGSVTAGTITNAVGTVTYSWKDSANVEVGTTASVSNLPAGNYTLTVTDSCSSQSNSVTIDQPIAALTLGVSSKTDVLCFGESTGSVTAGTIKNAVGTVTYSWKDSANVEVGTIASVSNLPAGNYTLTVIDSCSSQSNSVTIGQPQNSLSAVKTQINITCGGGNNGSATVNVSGGIEGYTYTWSTIPVQTNATAIDLTAGDYTVSITDVNGCQLSESFTIIDGDSVLPVINPLPQATTINCPATPVFEQATASDNNGTISSLTFMDTITPGNCAGSYTTTRTWTAKDSCGNISLPVSQTIIVQDNTAPVWTTALGTLDKTIECSNTAALAAAQTLFPTASDSCDADVTNIIKVSGPFTASADCGNAGTYTNTWTVRDDCGNISDTFTQIITIQDTTSPVFTGNLPADMEVSCNAVPEPAEMQASDNCNGNLPIVFSEVKSNIQNGCASNYTLTRTWKTSDCSGNTASYTQIITVKDTTAPNGTAPANVNNLASIDLIPVGSPADIKDAVDNCSSTVNISVSDTTTECDGNISILTRTYTLTDCAGNSTQLVQTFTVNCKVKKVIMANDDNAGPIAGVNHTTVNVLNVFSNDTLEGNAIKSTDVILTTATPNNYLQLNPDGSVDVLPNAPVGTLTLVYQICETEQPDNCDTATVTIIIEAPKMTVTATPICVNDVPYIDYVVTPINFTPVSGLTIAWADSSNNVITTMTNLPLNGRVLWPGAVVDGSGKGIDWPGWIFENNRWIQGADGFEKLRPSVNLTLSLNPSETITINYPPADPYCTARPTFSIVASDDNPAPITAPGAVKNIINVLNNDTLNNNTATLTDVTLTLVTPDPKGILTLNLDGFVDVAANAAAGTYSLTYQICEKADFGNCDTAIVTVTVLNPPTASPTPVIANDDSYINIGCNTFGVVGNVLTNDFKGTSPATLQVVNFTLTTDDNTKPNPNITIDGSGNVTVSSLTPAGTYTYSYRICDKLSSENCDSALITISVVPNGITEIKDTACNDDSTLIDLTTLLPEGSPITGNWIDRNNTNSLQGSVFNPFGLTLGNYSFEYIIADEKCPRSIILNMEVNDDCRVLACGNIIAHNAFSPNGDGMNDIFKIDNIEDLTCYPENRVEIYNRWGVLVFETENYNNTTNMFDGTSRGRTTVKQSDGLPTGTYFYIINYKSLDGNNNVQDNKLDGYLYLSK, encoded by the coding sequence ATGAAAAAAATCTACTCTCCTTTTACTGCAGTTTTTTACATCTTATTGATGCTGGTTATTGGTATTAATACGGGAAACTCGCAAGTTATTAAACCGTTTAAAGAAAGAACTTCATCCTATTCTCCTGCTAAAACTATTTATAAAATTAAAGGGGATTTTACCATGATAGGAAATACTAATTTGACATTGCAGAATTATGATGTGAAAAGAACCAATGGAACAAATGCAATGGTTTATATAGATAAGGACAATGATTCTCAAACCTTTAATTCTTCTTCTGCAACTTTAGATTTATTAAATGACAGCGGTACAAAATTAACAAGCTGTTATAACATCGTTTATGCAGGTTTGTACTGGACAGGCAGAGTTTCAGACGCTGGCACGAGTCCCAATTCTTTTTCGGTTACAAAAAATGGTGTCACTAAAACTTTAGATAAGAGAAAAATTTTATTTAAAGGACCTGGTGACAGTTCTTATGATGAATTTACCGCAACGGATATTTACTTCCCAACTAATGCTGATAATAATATGTTTACGGCTTATGCTGAAGTGACGGATTATGTGAGAGCAAATGGCGTTGGAGAATATTTTGCTGGTAATATTGCCGCAACTGAGGGATCAAACGGCGGCTCTGTGGGAAAATATGCAGGATGGGGCTTGGTAGTTATCTACGAAAACTCTAATATGAAAAATAGGGACATTACTGTTTTTGACGGCCATGCTTATATACAAAATCAGACCAATTACACTTATGGGTTTGCTGTTTCCGGCTTTAACTCTGTTGCTTCTGGACCAGTGGGAATTAAACTGGGTATTATGGCAGGTGAAGGTGATGTAAATTATACTGAGGATTATTTTCAGATTCAAAAATTAGATTCCAACCAGTTTTTGAGTTTAAGCAGACCTGGCAATTCTCCCACTAATTTCTTTAATTCCTCTATCAATACGGGAGGAAATGCACGAAATCCAAATTTGGTCAATAATACGGGAATTGACATCAGCATGTTTAATCTTCCAAATGAGAATAAAGATATTATTGGAAACAATCAAACTTCTACTGGTTTTAGATATGGATCTGCTATTGATAGTTATGTGATTTTTTCAATCGTAATGGCGGTTGATGCTTATGTTCCAGAGATTGAAGGTGTTCTTACGGCTACTACAATTGTTGGAAATCCAGCAGGCTCAGGTCCGTACACTGTTTTGCCTGGTCAGGAAATGGGTTATAAAATAGAAATAAAAAATAAAGGTTCTGAAGCCATTAAGAATAGTAAGCTTGTTATTCCAATTCCCTACAATGCTTCATTTGTAGAAGGAAGTTTAGCTAAAACAGTGAATTTCAATCCCCCTCCAACTCCAAACGCGTTGACTTATGAGCCTACACTTGGGGCAAATGGCTCTATAGTCTGGGATCTTGGTACATTACCACTGCCTTCCGCACCTAATACGGTTTTAGCAGAATTAACATTCAAATTAAAATCTACGGAGAACTGCGCTTTGCTTAAAAATTCTAACTGCAGTAATATAATTCAAGTAAATGGTTTATTAAGCGGACAAGGTAAAAATTCGACTGTAACGGTTAGCGACAAACCTTTAATTTTAGGTTATACAACATCTGGAAACTGTATTGGAACATCAATCTCTGCACCGCTTGAAATGACTATTAATTCTACCAATTATACTAGTGTCAATTGCCAGACTACCTCGCCTACAATTGCTTTTACGTTCTGCAACAGTGCCTCGACAATTCCTATTACCGATGTAACAGGCTCATTTCCTCCGGGTTCAACATTTTACAATGCCTATCCAGTTGCGGCGGGAACAACTACAGAATATACTATTAACAATCCATTCCCTGCAACAGCCGGAACATCAACTTATTACGCGATTCCTCCCGGAGCTTCTAGTGGATGTTACTTTCAATTTACGATTAACATTGAAAGTATTAGCACAATGCCAACGGTAACAAATCCTGTAAATTATTGTGTTGGCGATGCAGCAGTTCCATTAACTGCAGCTCCAAGTAAACCGGAATATGCATTATACTATTACCAAACTGCGACCTCAACAGGACAGCAAACATTAACTCCTTCTACTGCTGTTTCAGGACAATTTACATATTATGTCGCTGAAGGAAAAACCAATGCTTGCATAGGTCCTAAAAAAGCAATTGTAGTCAATATCAATTCAAAACCAACCCTAACTATAACCAATCCTCTTCCTATTTGTGCGCCAGCAACGTGTGTAGATTTATCTGCTGCAAATATTACTGCTGGCAGCACATCAGGATTGACTTATACGTATTGGACTGACGCTGATGCAACAATTCCCTATACAAATTTTAACGCGGCTCTTCCTGGAACTTATTACATAAAAGGAGCAAATGCCTCTAACTGTTATGATATACAACCCGTTGTAGTTACCAAAAGTACTGTTTCCGTTACGGAGTTAACAGCTTCACATGTAGATGTAAAATGTTTTAACGAATCTACTGGATCAATTACTGTAAATAATGCTTCTGGAGGAGTGGCTCCATACACTTATTCATGGAAAAAGAATGGTTCTGTTTACGGAGGTAATTCCCAAACATTAGATAATTTAGGATTTGGAAATTATGAAGCTACAGCAACCGACGCTAATGGCTGTCAGGGAGCAGTAACAATCTTTATTGCACAGCCAAGCACAGCTTTAACTTTAGGAGTTTCTTCTAAAACAGATGTTTTATGTTTTGGAGAAAGTACTGGATCTGTAATCGCAGGAACAATTACAAATGCTGTGGGAACAGTAACGTATTCTTGGAAAAACAAGGCAGATATTGAAGTAGGAACAACTGCTTATCTATCTAATCTTCCAGCGGGAACTTACACTTTAACTGTAACAGATTCTTGTTCTTCTCAATCTAACTCAGTTACAATCGGACAACCAAGCGCTGCTTTAACTTTGGGAGTTTCTTCTAAAACAGATGTTTTATGTTTTGGAGAAAGTACTGGATCTGTAACCTCGGGAACAATTACAAATGCTGTGGGAACAGTAACGTATTCTTGGAAAAACAGTGCAGATATTGAAGTAGGAACAACTGCTTCTGTATCCAATCTTCCAGCGGGAAATTATACTTTAACGGTAACAGATTCTTGTTCTTCTCAATCTAATTCCGTTACAATCGATCAGCCAATTGCTGCTTTAACTTTAGGAGTTTCTTCTAAAACAGATGTTTTATGTTTTGGAGAAAGTACTGGATCTGTGACAGCAGGAACAATTACAAATGCTGTGGGCACAGTAACGTATTCTTGGAAAGACAGTGCAAATGTTGAAGTAGGAACAACAGCTTCTGTATCCAATCTTCCAGCGGGAAATTATACTTTAACGGTAACAGATTCTTGTTCTTCTCAATCTAATTCCGTTACAATCGATCAGCCAATTGCTGCTTTAACTTTAGGAGTTTCTTCTAAAACAGATGTTTTATGTTTTGGAGAAAGTACTGGATCTGTAACCGCAGGAACAATTAAAAATGCTGTGGGCACAGTAACGTATTCTTGGAAAGACAGTGCAAATGTTGAAGTAGGAACAATAGCTTCTGTATCCAATCTTCCAGCGGGAAACTATACTTTAACGGTAATAGATTCTTGTTCTTCTCAATCTAATTCCGTTACAATCGGACAACCTCAAAATTCATTAAGTGCAGTAAAAACACAAATAAATATTACTTGTGGTGGCGGAAATAACGGTTCTGCCACTGTTAACGTTTCTGGAGGAATTGAGGGATATACTTATACATGGAGTACAATTCCTGTGCAGACAAATGCAACTGCAATTGACCTTACTGCCGGAGACTACACTGTTAGTATTACAGATGTCAATGGATGCCAGCTTTCTGAATCATTTACTATTATAGACGGAGATTCTGTATTACCAGTTATCAATCCGTTACCGCAGGCTACTACTATAAATTGTCCAGCAACGCCTGTTTTTGAACAAGCAACCGCTTCTGATAATAATGGAACTATTTCTTCTCTTACCTTTATGGATACTATTACACCAGGAAATTGTGCTGGATCATATACAACTACAAGAACTTGGACAGCAAAAGACTCTTGTGGCAATATTTCACTTCCTGTAAGCCAAACCATAATTGTTCAGGATAATACAGCGCCAGTTTGGACAACGGCGTTAGGAACTTTAGATAAAACTATTGAATGCAGTAATACAGCAGCTTTAGCAGCGGCGCAAACTTTATTTCCAACCGCCTCTGATTCTTGTGATGCTGATGTAACAAACATTATAAAAGTAAGCGGTCCGTTTACAGCTTCTGCAGATTGTGGAAATGCCGGAACTTATACCAATACTTGGACTGTAAGAGATGATTGCGGTAATATTTCTGATACTTTCACACAAATAATTACCATTCAAGATACAACTTCACCAGTCTTTACTGGTAATCTTCCCGCAGACATGGAGGTGTCTTGTAATGCCGTTCCTGAACCAGCAGAAATGCAAGCTTCAGATAATTGTAATGGAAATTTACCAATAGTATTCTCAGAAGTAAAATCTAATATTCAAAATGGATGTGCTTCTAACTACACTTTAACGCGCACATGGAAAACCAGCGACTGCAGCGGAAACACAGCATCATATACTCAAATTATTACGGTAAAAGATACAACAGCTCCAAATGGAACAGCTCCTGCAAATGTAAATAACTTAGCAAGTATAGATTTGATTCCTGTTGGAAGTCCAGCAGATATTAAGGATGCAGTTGATAATTGCAGTTCTACTGTAAATATAAGTGTATCAGACACTACTACTGAATGCGATGGAAATATTTCAATCTTAACGAGAACCTATACTTTAACAGATTGCGCAGGAAATAGCACGCAGTTAGTTCAGACCTTCACCGTAAATTGTAAAGTTAAAAAAGTAATTATGGCAAATGATGACAATGCAGGTCCCATTGCCGGCGTAAATCATACCACCGTTAATGTTTTAAATGTATTTTCAAACGACACTCTTGAAGGTAATGCGATAAAATCAACTGATGTAATACTTACAACTGCAACACCTAATAATTATTTACAATTAAATCCTGATGGTTCCGTAGATGTATTACCCAATGCGCCAGTAGGAACATTGACTCTCGTGTATCAAATTTGCGAAACAGAACAGCCAGATAATTGTGATACTGCGACTGTTACAATTATAATTGAAGCGCCAAAAATGACTGTTACTGCAACACCTATATGTGTTAACGATGTCCCTTACATTGATTATGTAGTTACACCAATAAACTTTACGCCTGTGAGCGGTTTAACAATTGCTTGGGCAGACAGCAGTAATAATGTTATTACAACCATGACCAATTTACCATTAAATGGTCGTGTATTGTGGCCTGGAGCAGTTGTCGACGGATCTGGAAAAGGTATTGACTGGCCGGGATGGATTTTTGAAAACAATAGATGGATTCAAGGTGCTGATGGATTTGAAAAATTACGCCCTTCAGTTAATTTGACATTATCTTTAAATCCGAGTGAAACTATTACTATTAATTACCCGCCTGCTGATCCATATTGTACCGCAAGACCAACATTTTCAATTGTGGCTAGTGACGATAATCCAGCACCCATTACAGCGCCTGGAGCAGTTAAAAATATTATAAATGTGCTGAATAATGACACTTTAAACAATAATACTGCAACTCTTACAGATGTCACATTAACCCTTGTAACACCAGACCCAAAAGGAATTTTAACATTAAACTTGGACGGTTTTGTAGATGTTGCAGCTAATGCAGCTGCGGGAACTTATAGCTTAACCTATCAAATTTGCGAAAAAGCTGATTTCGGAAACTGTGATACAGCAATTGTAACAGTAACGGTTTTAAATCCTCCTACTGCTTCTCCTACTCCTGTTATTGCTAATGATGATAGTTATATTAATATAGGATGTAATACTTTCGGAGTTGTTGGTAATGTTTTAACCAATGATTTTAAAGGTACAAGTCCTGCAACGTTACAAGTAGTAAACTTTACACTTACTACAGATGATAATACTAAACCAAATCCAAATATTACAATTGACGGCTCCGGGAATGTCACTGTTTCCAGTTTAACACCAGCGGGAACTTACACTTACAGCTATAGAATTTGCGACAAATTGAGTTCTGAGAATTGCGATAGTGCATTAATAACTATTTCTGTGGTTCCAAATGGTATTACAGAAATTAAAGATACAGCATGTAACGACGATTCAACGTTAATTGACTTGACGACTTTACTTCCTGAAGGCAGTCCAATTACAGGAAATTGGATTGATAGAAATAATACCAACAGCCTTCAGGGAAGTGTATTTAATCCCTTTGGTTTAACTCTTGGCAATTATTCTTTTGAATATATAATAGCTGATGAAAAATGTCCAAGAAGCATCATTTTAAATATGGAAGTAAATGATGATTGTAGAGTACTAGCCTGCGGGAATATTATAGCTCACAATGCATTTTCTCCAAATGGCGACGGAATGAACGATATTTTTAAAATTGATAATATTGAAGATTTAACCTGTTATCCAGAAAATAGAGTTGAAATCTATAATCGCTGGGGAGTTTTAGTTTTTGAAACCGAAAACTATAATAACACAACCAATATGTTTGACGGGACATCTAGAGGCAGAACGACAGTAAAGCAGTCTGACGGATTACCAACGGGAACTTATTTCTATATCATTAATTACAAATCTTTGGATGGAAACAATAATGTTCAAGACAATAAATTGGATGGTTACTTATACCTATCTAAATAG
- a CDS encoding PorP/SprF family type IX secretion system membrane protein: MRTKLFFFILLVTYMGHAQQDAQFTQYMYNTININPAYAGSRGVLSIFALHRDQWVGLDGAPKTNTISINTPINNSNIGLGVSLVNDKIGPTNENQFSVDLSYTIPTSETWKLSFGIKGTADIFNLDITKLNPENQGDPQFQNLDNDFSPNIGAGIYWHSDKAYIGLSVPNFIQTNRYDDNDVAIYKDKINYYLMGGYIFDFSQEVKFKPAVLTKMVEGAPLQVDVSANFLFFEKLTLGVAYRWDAAVSAMAGFQITDGLYIGYGYDNETTNLRNYNSGSHEIFLRYEFFKNNSKMTTPRFF, translated from the coding sequence ATGAGAACAAAATTATTTTTCTTCATTCTGTTAGTTACATATATGGGGCATGCGCAGCAAGATGCGCAGTTTACTCAATATATGTATAATACGATAAACATAAATCCTGCTTATGCTGGTTCTCGCGGTGTATTAAGCATATTTGCTTTACATCGAGATCAGTGGGTTGGATTAGATGGTGCTCCAAAAACCAATACAATTTCAATTAACACCCCCATCAACAATAGCAATATTGGACTTGGAGTATCTTTAGTTAATGATAAAATTGGTCCTACAAATGAAAATCAATTTTCTGTAGATCTCTCTTACACCATACCAACCTCGGAAACATGGAAACTTTCTTTCGGTATAAAGGGTACAGCAGATATTTTTAATCTAGACATAACGAAATTAAATCCTGAAAACCAAGGTGATCCACAATTTCAAAATCTAGATAATGATTTTTCTCCCAACATTGGCGCGGGTATTTACTGGCATTCTGACAAGGCTTACATCGGTTTATCTGTGCCAAATTTCATTCAAACCAATCGCTATGATGACAACGATGTGGCTATTTATAAAGACAAGATCAATTATTATTTAATGGGAGGATATATTTTCGATTTTTCTCAAGAAGTAAAATTTAAACCTGCAGTTTTAACTAAAATGGTTGAAGGCGCTCCCCTCCAGGTTGATGTATCAGCAAACTTTTTGTTCTTTGAAAAACTTACCCTCGGGGTTGCGTATAGATGGGACGCCGCAGTAAGTGCAATGGCAGGATTTCAAATTACTGATGGATTATATATTGGTTATGGATATGATAATGAAACGACCAATTTAAGAAACTACAATTCTGGTTCGCATGAAATTTTTCTGCGCTATGAATTCTTCAAAAACAATAGTAAAATGACAACCCCACGTTTCTTCTAA